Genomic window (Penaeus vannamei isolate JL-2024 chromosome 22, ASM4276789v1, whole genome shotgun sequence):
aatatatatacaatatatatatatatacatatatatatatatatatatatatatatatgtaatatacatatatatataatatatatatacatatatatataatatatatatacatatatatatataatatatagaattacatatatataatatatatttatatacatatatatattacatatatattcatatatatatatatatatttatatatatatatatatatatatacatatatatgtatatatatatatatatatatatatatatatatatatatatatatatatatatattatatatacatatatatacatatatatacatatatctatctatatatatatattatatatataatatatatatacatatatatatatacatatatatacatatatatatatatatatatatatatatatatatatatatatatatattgtatatataatatatatatacatatatatatacatatatatatacatatatatatatatatatatatatatatatatatatatatatatatatatatgtacatatatatatatgtatgtatgtatatatatatatatatatatatatatgtatatatatatatatatatatatatatatatatatatatatgtatatatatgtatatatatatatatacatatatatatatatatatatatatatatatatatatatatatatatatatgtatgtatggatatatatacatatattatatatatatacatatatatatatatatatatatatatatatatatatatatatatatatatatatatatatatacacacacacacacacacacacacacacacaaaaacacacacacacacacacatacatatatttatatatatatatatatatatatatatatatatatatatatatatatatatatatatatatatacatatatatatgtatatatatgtatatatatacatatatacttatatatatatatatatatatatatatatatatatatatatatatatatatatatatatatatatatatatattatatatataaatatatatatatataaatacatacatacatatatatatatatatatatatatatatatatatatatatatatatatatatatatatatatataaattattcgtgtattatatatttatatatatacatatatatatatatgtatgtatataataatatatatacatatatatatatatacatatatatacatatatatatacacatatattcatatatatatacatatatatataagtatataaatatatatatacatatatatatatatatatacatatatatgtatatatgtatatatatatataaacatatatatacatatatatatatatacacatacatatatatatatatatatatatatatatatatatatatatatatatatatatatatatatatatatgtatgtatgtatgtatgtatatatgtatgtatatatatatatgtgtgtgtgtgtgtgtttatgtgcgtgtgtgtgtgtgtgtgtgtgtgcctgtgtgtatgtgtgtacatttatatatatatatatatatatatatatatatatatatatatatatatatatatatatatatatatatatatatatttatatatatatacatatatatatacatatatatatatatatatatatatatatatatatatatatatatttatatatatacatatatatacatatatatatatatatatacatatatatatatatatatatatatatatatatatatatatatatatatacatcatatccaCAATTACGTGGAAAATGTTatccatatattttattttcaatagAAAAATCATTACATTTTCATTCTTCGGGCGTTTATATAAatcacgtttatgtatatatctttctaaatctacctaactgtctgtctgtcgctctctctctctctctctctctctctctctctctctctctctatatatatatatatatatatatatatatatatatatatatatatatatatatatatatatatatatatatatatatatatatatatatatatatataaatgtatgtatatatagtaaagcACATGATAATACACACGATTCAATTTTATCTTTTAAAGTcacattataacattattaatCGTTGGACGTTTAATGTAAGACTCATTTACCTCGTGTTTAATGTCTGCACTATGATACATGATCTGTTGACAAATCCACCGCTATTGGATATGCTCGTATAAGAGGATCTGAAGTGGCTCGCGGGCGTGGAAATCcgaaaggagtggggaaggagagcggTCGGTTTGGAAACAAGTTCTAAGAGTGCTGAGTTGTAGAGGAGGAGAATGTTGGGTATATAAGTCGTCACTTGGGAAGGGGAAATAGCACTTCACCATGAAGACCCTGGTAAGAAGGGGTTATTCGCTTTTTTTTCACTATGAGTCGATGCAAACTCagtagaaaatatttttttttaaagtggaATAAGCATTTGTtcaatttatctcttttttttttttttctttttcttaatgatGCTTTAACTAAACGTGAATATATTAATGAAATTACTGATTTTTGCAGGTTTTAATTTGTGCAGTTCTAGCCTCAGCCTGGGCTGACCGTCCACGGTATGGAGGTTTTGGAGGAGGATCAAGCTCTGGTTTTGGAGGAAGCTCAGGCTCTGGTTTTGGAAGTGGAGGTTCAGGGTTTGGAATAAGTTCCGGCTCAGGATTCGGAGGAGGATCAGGCTCAGGATTTGGAGGAGGTTCAGGCTCAGGATTTGGAGGCTctggcttcggaggaggaggtttCGGCTCAGGAGGAGGTTTCGGctcaggaggaggaggtttcGGCTCAGGAGGATGCGGTCTCGGGCAAGTGTTCCATGCCGGTAGATGTGTCACTCCACGCGAGAACCGCAAAGTCTTCTTGTACAACGCACCACCCGCACCACCAGTTCCCCACGGTCCTCCACCGTACATCCCTGAGCCAACCATTGACACGAATATCGTGTTCATCCAAACACCTGAAGAAGGACCAGGACCAGACCCCATTGTCATACCTCCACCACAACAGCGAAGCGTCGTCTATGTcctcaacagacagacacaagagcAACAGGATGTGATCGAAGTCCCAGCACCGCCAGCAACCAGTCCTGAGGTTTACTTCGTGAACTACGCAGACGGCGAGAACCCAGTTCTTCCCAGCGGTGTGGACCTTCAGACTGCCTTGAGTGCAGCTTCTCAAGGGGGCGGTCAAGTGGTTGGAGGTGGCGTTGGAGGTGGTTTCGGAGGCAGcggaggtgttggggga
Coding sequences:
- the LOC113816734 gene encoding pupal cuticle protein 36-like isoform X2, yielding MKTLVLICAVLASAWADRPRYGGFGGGSSSGFGGSSGSGFGSGGSGFGISSGSGFGGGSGSGFGGGSGSGFGGSGFGGGGFGSGGGFGSGGGGFGSGGCGLGQVFHAGRCVTPRENRKVFLYNAPPAPPVPHGPPPYIPEPTIDTNIVFIQTPEEGPGPDPIVIPPPQQRSVVYVLNRQTQEQQDVIEVPAPPATSPEVYFVNYADGENPVLPSGVDLQTALSAASQGGGQVVGGGVGGGFGGSGGVGGGFGGSGGGFGGSGGGFGGSGGGFGGSGGGIGGSGGGIGGSGGGFAGSGGVGGGFGGSGGFGGGSGGGGSGEFIVSGGGGGFSSGGGFSGGSPSSLYTTP